A single window of Nocardioides baekrokdamisoli DNA harbors:
- a CDS encoding DUF305 domain-containing protein — MRFRARGALVALLGLAALCACGSPQHSAIAPPSAVDIGFAQDMSTHHDQALLMSQLALKDGTSAVKDIAAAILSGQAQEIGALRGWLQVWGQPPANPIPMGWMTMSPSAKPSASMSPMSGMSDMPGMSAPNATATPGSMDYAPMPGMATPAQMIRLTNARGKAFDVLFAQLMTRHHLGGIAMDRAAIAQGASPLVAQLAGQEITEQFQDIAYLTAVLRSYGVKVN; from the coding sequence GTGAGGTTCCGAGCACGCGGGGCACTCGTCGCGCTGCTCGGCTTGGCTGCGCTCTGCGCGTGCGGGTCGCCACAGCACAGCGCGATCGCCCCGCCCAGTGCCGTCGACATCGGCTTCGCCCAGGACATGAGCACTCATCACGACCAGGCGTTGCTGATGAGCCAGTTGGCACTCAAGGACGGGACGTCGGCGGTCAAGGACATCGCTGCGGCGATCCTGTCGGGCCAGGCCCAGGAGATCGGCGCGCTGCGAGGCTGGCTGCAGGTGTGGGGCCAGCCGCCGGCGAATCCCATCCCGATGGGCTGGATGACGATGTCGCCGTCGGCGAAGCCTTCGGCCTCGATGTCGCCGATGTCAGGCATGTCGGACATGCCGGGGATGTCCGCCCCGAACGCCACTGCGACCCCAGGGTCGATGGACTACGCACCCATGCCGGGGATGGCGACGCCCGCTCAGATGATCCGGCTCACCAATGCTCGTGGCAAGGCGTTCGACGTCCTGTTCGCCCAGTTGATGACCCGTCACCACCTCGGCGGCATCGCCATGGACAGGGCGGCGATCGCGCAGGGGGCGTCACCGCTCGTGGCTCAGTTGGCCGGCCAGGAGATCACCGAGCAGTTCCAGGACATCGCCTACCTGACGGCTGTCCTCAGGTCGTACGGCGTGAAGGTCAACTGA
- the rsmH gene encoding 16S rRNA (cytosine(1402)-N(4))-methyltransferase RsmH has translation MSTTNTEGSKDEMVRQQHAPVMIDRVIALLAPALERDGAVLLDCTTGHGGHTEAVLTRLPLARVIGIDRDTMALEMAGERLKPFGDRWVGVHAVYDEIADVVRDQGLRTVDGVLFDLGVSSMQLDMRERGFAYAEDAPLDMRMDQTTGLTAADVLNTYDARDLTRILREYGEEKFASKIARAVVRRRDSAPFDTSAALVELLYAEIPAPARRTGGHPAKRTFQALRMEVNDELGALRRALPASIAAINVGGRVVVESYHSLEDRMVKQVFAKATALDVPHDLPFIPADAAPDLRLVTRGAEQATDAEITENPRAASVRLRAVERIARTRGAAA, from the coding sequence ATGAGCACGACGAACACCGAAGGGTCGAAGGACGAGATGGTCCGCCAGCAGCACGCACCGGTCATGATCGACCGCGTCATCGCGTTGCTGGCTCCCGCGTTGGAGCGCGACGGCGCCGTCCTCCTCGACTGCACCACGGGCCATGGTGGCCACACCGAAGCCGTCCTCACTCGGCTTCCGCTGGCACGGGTCATCGGGATCGACCGAGACACCATGGCGCTCGAGATGGCGGGCGAGCGGCTCAAGCCGTTCGGGGATCGCTGGGTCGGCGTGCACGCGGTCTATGACGAAATCGCCGACGTCGTACGCGACCAGGGGCTCAGGACCGTGGACGGAGTCCTCTTCGACCTCGGTGTCTCGAGCATGCAGCTCGACATGCGCGAGCGGGGCTTTGCGTACGCCGAGGACGCACCGCTGGACATGCGGATGGACCAGACGACCGGGTTGACGGCGGCTGATGTGCTCAATACCTATGATGCGCGCGACCTGACCCGGATCCTGCGGGAGTACGGCGAGGAGAAGTTCGCGAGCAAGATCGCCCGCGCGGTGGTACGCCGCCGCGACAGCGCGCCGTTCGACACCTCTGCGGCACTGGTCGAACTGTTGTACGCCGAGATCCCCGCGCCGGCGCGGCGGACCGGCGGACATCCGGCGAAGCGTACGTTCCAGGCCCTCCGGATGGAGGTCAACGACGAGCTCGGTGCGCTGCGTCGTGCCTTGCCTGCCTCGATCGCGGCCATCAACGTCGGCGGCCGGGTGGTCGTCGAGTCCTACCACTCGCTCGAGGACCGGATGGTGAAGCAGGTCTTCGCCAAGGCCACCGCCCTCGACGTTCCCCACGACCTGCCCTTCATCCCTGCCGACGCGGCGCCGGATCTGCGCCTCGTCACCCGCGGAGCCGAACAGGCCACCGACGCCGAAATCACCGAGAACCCGCGCGCAGCAAGTGTCCGCCTGCGCGCCGTCGAGCGCATCGCCCGCACCCGAGGAGCCGCAGCATGA
- the metF gene encoding methylenetetrahydrofolate reductase [NAD(P)H], with translation MTGLPELLRSGRRSFSFEFFPPKDADGEAKLWEAIEALEPYQPTFVSVTYGAGGSTRDTTVRITERIARETSLTPVAHFTLVGHTVEEIDRVLDAYSAAGVENVMVLRGDPSEGPRAEWTPTKGGLTYAADLVERIDGRGGFGIGVAAFPEGHPSAESLDVDADVLVAKAKAGAGFAITQMFFRASDYFDLVERVRARGADIPIVPGIMPILNLAAIRRQGELIGTSVPDEIVDRISAHGDDAAAIRAEGIAIAAELCEELLAGGAPGLHFYTLNRSTATLEIFEKLQITAS, from the coding sequence GTGACTGGCCTTCCCGAGTTGCTCCGCAGTGGGCGCCGCAGTTTCTCGTTCGAGTTCTTCCCGCCGAAGGATGCCGACGGCGAGGCGAAGTTGTGGGAGGCAATCGAGGCCCTCGAGCCCTACCAGCCGACTTTCGTCTCGGTGACGTACGGTGCCGGCGGCTCGACCCGGGACACCACTGTCCGCATCACCGAGCGCATCGCCCGTGAGACGTCGCTGACCCCGGTCGCCCACTTCACCCTGGTGGGCCACACGGTCGAGGAGATCGATCGTGTCCTGGACGCGTACTCGGCCGCAGGCGTGGAGAACGTGATGGTGCTCCGTGGTGACCCGAGCGAGGGTCCCCGCGCCGAGTGGACCCCGACCAAGGGCGGCCTGACGTACGCCGCCGACCTTGTCGAGCGGATCGACGGCCGTGGAGGTTTCGGGATCGGTGTGGCCGCGTTCCCGGAGGGCCACCCCTCGGCCGAGTCGCTCGACGTCGACGCCGACGTACTCGTCGCCAAGGCCAAGGCGGGTGCGGGCTTCGCGATCACCCAGATGTTCTTCCGTGCCTCTGACTACTTCGACCTCGTGGAGCGTGTACGCGCCCGCGGCGCCGACATTCCGATCGTGCCGGGCATCATGCCGATCCTGAACCTGGCGGCGATCCGCCGTCAGGGCGAGCTGATCGGTACCTCGGTGCCCGACGAGATCGTGGATCGCATCAGCGCCCACGGTGACGACGCGGCCGCGATCCGGGCCGAGGGCATCGCCATCGCCGCGGAGTTGTGCGAGGAACTGCTCGCCGGCGGCGCGCCGGGCCTGCACTTCTACACGCTCAACCGCTCGACCGCCACGCTCGAGATCTTCGAGAAGCTGCAGATCACCGCGTCCTGA
- a CDS encoding class I SAM-dependent methyltransferase — protein sequence MSAAASSVPSSGTRPSAHRNAVRTAAVWSALEPLLSRDKLTVVDLGGGTGGFAVPVAELGHDVTVIDPSPDALAALGRRAAELGVDVTAIQGDVSTLAQMDAGSADLVLCHGVLEVVPNVAIALVGIRGVLKPGGSVSLLVGQRSSAVLSRAMAGHFSEARDLLEHSTMGRLGRRFTDGEVATALAAAGFQVTDTHGVRIFADLVPGSLLDSEPGAAESLVELELATAGLAEFRSFASQLHYIARLPEDPASGGRR from the coding sequence GTGTCCGCAGCTGCCAGTTCAGTTCCGTCCTCGGGGACGCGCCCGAGTGCTCATCGGAATGCGGTGCGTACCGCCGCTGTGTGGTCGGCGCTCGAGCCGCTGCTGAGCCGGGACAAGTTGACGGTCGTCGACCTGGGCGGCGGGACCGGCGGCTTCGCGGTGCCCGTGGCCGAGCTCGGCCACGACGTCACCGTGATCGACCCCAGCCCGGACGCGCTCGCCGCCCTCGGCAGGCGCGCCGCCGAACTCGGCGTCGACGTCACCGCGATCCAGGGTGACGTGTCGACGTTGGCGCAGATGGATGCCGGCAGCGCCGACCTCGTCCTGTGTCACGGTGTCCTCGAGGTCGTCCCTAACGTCGCGATCGCCCTGGTCGGGATTCGGGGGGTGTTGAAGCCCGGCGGCAGCGTGAGTCTGTTGGTGGGTCAGCGGAGCTCAGCGGTGCTGAGCCGAGCCATGGCCGGCCACTTCAGTGAGGCCCGGGACCTGCTCGAGCACTCGACCATGGGGCGGCTCGGCCGCCGCTTCACCGACGGCGAGGTCGCCACCGCGCTCGCTGCTGCGGGCTTCCAGGTCACCGACACCCATGGCGTACGCATCTTCGCGGATCTGGTCCCGGGCAGTCTGCTCGACAGCGAGCCCGGAGCGGCCGAGTCGCTGGTGGAACTCGAACTCGCGACCGCTGGGCTGGCTGAATTCCGCAGCTTCGCCAGTCAGCTCCACTACATCGCCCGGCTGCCTGAGGATCCGGCGTCCGGAGGACGGCGGTAG
- a CDS encoding Rv2175c family DNA-binding protein, translating to MALADENLAELVTEWLDWAQTGKALGVSVGKIKTMIRDHELAAAVPVAGTGQKIPALFIQDGLVVKGLPGLFTSLHDGGYSDREIIAWLYIDADLPGRPIDALRENRGSEVKRRAQAMHF from the coding sequence GTGGCTCTCGCTGATGAAAACCTCGCTGAACTTGTGACGGAGTGGCTCGACTGGGCCCAGACCGGCAAGGCGCTCGGCGTGAGTGTCGGCAAGATCAAGACGATGATCCGGGACCACGAACTCGCCGCTGCGGTGCCGGTCGCCGGCACCGGGCAGAAGATCCCCGCCCTGTTCATCCAGGACGGGCTGGTCGTGAAGGGCCTACCGGGCCTGTTCACCTCGCTGCACGATGGTGGCTACTCCGACCGCGAGATCATCGCGTGGCTGTACATCGATGCCGACCTTCCGGGCCGCCCGATCGACGCCCTGCGTGAGAACCGTGGGTCGGAAGTGAAGCGTCGCGCCCAAGCGATGCATTTCTGA
- a CDS encoding DUF3040 domain-containing protein, translating into MPLSNEELRQLELMERALTEDDPIFAAALGGTRERRRYERDAILGVVAFVLGLVAMVAASTLQLTVLGVLGFVLMVFSGSAVASALRVRSLLR; encoded by the coding sequence GTGCCGCTTTCGAATGAGGAACTCCGCCAGTTGGAGTTGATGGAGCGTGCCCTCACCGAGGACGACCCGATCTTCGCCGCCGCGCTGGGCGGCACCCGCGAGCGTCGTCGATATGAGCGTGACGCCATCCTCGGTGTCGTCGCTTTCGTGCTCGGCCTGGTGGCCATGGTGGCGGCTTCCACCCTTCAACTCACCGTGCTCGGCGTACTCGGCTTCGTCCTGATGGTGTTCTCCGGCAGCGCCGTCGCCTCGGCCCTCCGAGTGAGGTCGCTCCTCCGCTAG
- a CDS encoding LVIVD repeat-containing protein produces MNRRTSAAIAGSLLAVGALIGGGAYAATTPPPGLPWTDVLRNLAQYGASQLAAETPPVYVPSPTLHPVPTARCDTSSRPLREAMQGRVSAADIASTGGKVGWTCNVTQVSHVATPGGFRTWRYTDHSGHTCAFYDTSLVAPLTIFSPLAGPSLGTAVVDITNPARPVQTAMLTSLAMLSPHESLNLNTPRGLLAAEVGNAATLPGTMDVYTVAADCRHPKMLSEVPIAMGHESGFSPDGRTFWVGSATAYIYAYDLTNPAHPSLLWTGAYYSHGLSFAPDGKTMYQTDPVNGNLAILDVSQIQNRVAHPVVKELKRITWPTVSIPQNSQYFTNNGHRYLLEFDEFAFRINPPTAAETPGAARILNIDHPGAPRIVSDLRLQVQMPANHKIANADPYPLASVSVVGYGAHYCSVPTTNNPQLAACSDLNSGLRIFNISNPAAPYEVAYFINPPRAANILPSLQGVVAFSMPAWDVVRHQVIYTDAVGGMYVLQLHSNVWK; encoded by the coding sequence ATGAACAGGCGTACGAGCGCGGCCATCGCAGGCTCACTGCTGGCTGTCGGCGCACTCATCGGCGGTGGAGCGTACGCGGCCACGACCCCGCCTCCGGGTCTGCCGTGGACGGACGTGCTGCGGAATCTCGCGCAGTACGGAGCCAGTCAGTTGGCGGCCGAGACGCCGCCGGTGTACGTGCCGAGCCCGACCCTGCATCCCGTCCCGACTGCTCGATGCGACACCTCGTCCCGGCCGCTCCGTGAGGCCATGCAAGGTCGTGTCAGCGCGGCTGACATCGCCTCGACGGGAGGCAAGGTCGGGTGGACGTGCAATGTCACCCAGGTCTCGCACGTCGCCACCCCGGGCGGCTTCCGCACCTGGCGCTACACCGACCACTCCGGACACACGTGTGCGTTCTACGACACCTCGTTGGTGGCCCCGCTGACGATCTTCTCCCCGCTCGCGGGGCCGTCCCTGGGCACTGCTGTCGTCGACATCACGAACCCGGCCAGGCCTGTCCAGACCGCCATGCTCACCTCGTTGGCGATGCTGTCGCCGCACGAGTCGCTCAACCTGAACACGCCGCGCGGCCTGCTCGCAGCAGAAGTCGGCAACGCGGCGACGTTGCCCGGCACGATGGACGTCTATACCGTCGCGGCCGACTGCAGGCATCCGAAGATGTTGTCCGAGGTCCCGATCGCGATGGGCCACGAGAGCGGCTTCAGCCCGGACGGTCGGACGTTCTGGGTGGGCTCTGCGACCGCCTACATCTATGCGTACGACCTCACCAATCCGGCTCACCCCTCGTTGCTCTGGACCGGTGCGTACTACTCGCACGGTCTGAGCTTCGCCCCTGACGGCAAGACGATGTATCAGACCGATCCGGTCAACGGGAACCTCGCCATCCTCGACGTCAGCCAGATCCAGAACCGGGTCGCGCACCCGGTCGTCAAGGAACTCAAGCGGATCACCTGGCCGACAGTCTCGATCCCGCAGAACAGCCAGTACTTCACCAACAACGGACATCGTTATCTGCTGGAGTTCGACGAGTTCGCGTTCCGGATCAACCCTCCGACTGCAGCGGAGACCCCCGGTGCGGCCCGGATCCTCAACATCGACCACCCGGGTGCCCCGCGGATCGTCTCCGACCTGCGCCTGCAGGTGCAGATGCCGGCGAACCACAAGATCGCCAACGCGGACCCGTACCCGCTGGCCAGCGTGTCGGTGGTCGGATACGGAGCGCACTACTGCTCGGTCCCGACGACGAACAACCCGCAACTCGCGGCCTGCTCCGACCTCAACTCGGGGCTGCGCATCTTCAACATCAGCAACCCGGCAGCACCGTACGAGGTGGCGTACTTCATCAACCCGCCGCGGGCGGCCAACATCCTCCCGTCGTTGCAGGGAGTCGTTGCCTTCTCGATGCCGGCCTGGGACGTCGTACGGCACCAGGTCATCTACACCGACGCCGTCGGCGGCATGTACGTGCTCCAGCTGCACTCGAACGTGTGGAAGTGA
- the mraZ gene encoding division/cell wall cluster transcriptional repressor MraZ, whose protein sequence is MENHTLAPALFLGTYTPRLDEKGRLFLPAKFRDRLATGVVVTRGQEKCLVVWPQDVFAAEAARVMSTPMGLRGSRDISRTFFSGAEPGTPDKQGRIVVPPLLRAYAGLTKDVAVIGVGDRVEIWDQAKWLEYDAEAAEKYAELDDAGV, encoded by the coding sequence GTGGAGAACCACACGCTCGCTCCGGCGCTCTTCCTCGGTACGTACACCCCTCGTCTGGATGAGAAGGGGCGGCTGTTCCTTCCGGCGAAGTTTCGGGATCGATTGGCAACTGGGGTGGTGGTCACGCGTGGGCAGGAGAAGTGCCTCGTGGTCTGGCCCCAGGACGTCTTCGCCGCAGAGGCGGCGCGCGTGATGTCGACGCCGATGGGCCTGCGTGGATCCCGTGACATCTCCCGCACGTTCTTCTCCGGAGCCGAGCCCGGCACGCCGGACAAGCAGGGCCGCATCGTCGTACCGCCGCTTCTGCGGGCGTACGCGGGGCTGACCAAGGACGTGGCAGTGATCGGCGTCGGGGACCGGGTGGAGATCTGGGACCAGGCCAAGTGGCTGGAGTACGACGCCGAGGCCGCCGAGAAGTACGCAGAACTGGACGACGCCGGCGTCTGA
- the pknB gene encoding Stk1 family PASTA domain-containing Ser/Thr kinase, with amino-acid sequence MSADGRGGKRARAATAPSATDALIGRTLDGRYVIQEKIARGGMATVYLAHDNRLLRTVALKVMHSGLGDDETFSARFVREARSAAQLDHPNVVAVFDQGEDDGTLFLAMELVRGKTLRDLVGAPMPPAKALAYLEPVLAALAAAHRAGIVHRDVKPENVLISPASPGTPGRIKVADFGLARAVTAETQHTSTGTIIGTVSYLAPELVERGNADARVDVYAAGVLLYELLTGTKPHQGETPIQVAYKHVHEDIPAPSAAVRGIPPYVDALVARATARNPDERFTDAGDFLRNLHKVARTLADGISDDPELTAALNLGSRLPEPTAVLSGRDDGGAAVERTQQRSIREAKAADRRKKRRGLFALILALLLLIGIAIGVGWWYLLGRYTHVPNVEGKPLAVAEQQLQSAGFKTVEGTPRWSSTDGAGEVAGTDPGDGSRVLPGATITVFPSLGREHHPVPNVVGQRQAAAQATLQGLHFKIGTLTQDWSDTIPVGSVIGTTPGPGRDAYAGSVINLQVSKGQQPITLGNYVKHTFADVQSGLTKLKLTVDGSQQQYDDTIPAGVIISQFPAPGTIVHHGDTVSFTVSKGPHLVQVPDVSSTPEGVDAATQALKAAGFKVSVQHNSVYFGLGYVVSQTPGGGAMAPYGSTVTIFIT; translated from the coding sequence GTGTCTGCAGACGGTCGAGGCGGCAAGCGCGCTCGGGCTGCCACTGCACCGTCGGCGACCGACGCCCTGATCGGACGTACGCTCGACGGTCGTTACGTCATCCAGGAGAAGATCGCCCGCGGCGGCATGGCCACCGTGTACCTGGCTCACGACAACCGCCTCCTGCGCACCGTCGCCCTCAAGGTGATGCACTCCGGGCTCGGTGACGACGAGACCTTCTCGGCCCGCTTCGTGCGCGAGGCCCGCTCTGCGGCACAACTCGACCACCCCAATGTCGTCGCGGTCTTCGACCAGGGCGAGGACGACGGCACCCTGTTCCTCGCAATGGAGCTCGTACGCGGCAAGACGCTGCGCGATCTCGTCGGCGCACCGATGCCCCCGGCCAAGGCACTCGCGTACCTGGAACCGGTCCTTGCGGCGCTGGCCGCCGCGCACCGCGCCGGCATCGTCCATCGTGACGTCAAGCCCGAGAACGTCCTCATCTCCCCCGCGTCCCCCGGCACGCCGGGTCGGATCAAGGTCGCCGACTTCGGTCTCGCCCGCGCCGTCACCGCCGAGACGCAGCACACCTCGACCGGCACCATCATCGGCACCGTCTCCTATCTGGCTCCCGAGCTCGTCGAGCGCGGCAATGCCGACGCCCGCGTGGACGTGTACGCCGCCGGTGTCCTTCTCTACGAATTGCTCACCGGCACGAAGCCGCACCAGGGCGAGACCCCGATCCAGGTCGCGTACAAGCACGTCCACGAGGACATCCCGGCGCCGTCGGCCGCGGTCCGCGGGATTCCGCCGTACGTCGACGCCCTCGTCGCGCGCGCCACGGCGCGCAACCCGGACGAGCGGTTCACCGATGCGGGTGACTTCCTGCGGAACCTGCACAAGGTCGCGCGCACTCTGGCCGACGGCATCTCCGACGATCCTGAACTGACGGCAGCCCTCAACCTCGGCTCGAGGCTCCCGGAGCCGACCGCGGTGCTGTCCGGACGCGACGACGGAGGCGCGGCGGTGGAGCGTACGCAGCAACGCTCGATCCGCGAGGCGAAGGCGGCCGACCGCCGGAAGAAGCGCCGGGGGCTCTTCGCGTTGATCCTCGCGCTGCTGCTCCTGATCGGGATCGCCATCGGAGTCGGCTGGTGGTACCTCCTCGGCCGCTACACGCACGTGCCCAATGTCGAGGGCAAGCCGCTGGCCGTGGCCGAGCAGCAACTCCAGAGCGCAGGTTTCAAGACGGTCGAAGGCACCCCGCGGTGGTCCTCCACTGACGGCGCCGGCGAAGTTGCCGGCACTGATCCCGGCGACGGCTCGCGAGTCCTGCCCGGTGCCACGATCACCGTCTTCCCGAGCCTGGGCCGCGAGCACCACCCGGTCCCCAATGTCGTGGGACAACGTCAGGCGGCGGCGCAGGCCACCCTCCAGGGGCTGCATTTCAAGATCGGCACCTTGACGCAGGACTGGTCCGACACGATCCCTGTCGGTTCCGTCATCGGGACGACTCCGGGCCCCGGCCGGGACGCGTACGCGGGGTCCGTCATCAACCTGCAGGTGAGCAAGGGCCAGCAGCCGATCACCCTGGGCAACTACGTCAAGCACACCTTCGCCGACGTCCAGTCCGGTCTGACCAAGCTGAAGCTCACGGTCGACGGATCCCAGCAGCAGTACGACGACACCATCCCGGCGGGCGTGATCATCTCGCAGTTCCCAGCGCCCGGGACCATCGTTCATCACGGCGACACGGTCTCGTTCACGGTGTCGAAGGGCCCGCACCTGGTGCAGGTACCGGATGTGAGCTCGACGCCAGAGGGTGTCGACGCTGCCACCCAGGCCCTGAAGGCCGCCGGATTCAAGGTGAGCGTTCAGCACAACAGCGTGTATTTCGGCCTCGGTTACGTCGTCTCGCAGACCCCCGGCGGCGGGGCGATGGCGCCGTACGGCAGCACGGTGACGATCTTCATCACCTAG
- a CDS encoding phytoene desaturase family protein — MRVAVIGGGYGGLASAARLAKLGHEVALYEAGPALGGALRPILSEDGPWPSPVSGVLLPAVIKDLFRKSGRTLDRELDLEHRELIREHRFEDRTTLNVHGGSRGAQLEELGQEWVDYVESFSETWEVLRTTYAEVPWDRAHPDKRLRRLLTSRETLAKRAKRTFKDHRLRIIAEYGAAATGQNPRYTPAWTGLEVYLEQRFGMWDVVGGPEALAASLADRMQTRNVAVHLGTPVQDVVVRDNAAVAVALDGGEADADAVVVATDPRRFPALERLTTQTLPAIPPAITWIELDAPLDLPPEVVLHGGAMITLRHTGTHLTAIAHAAIGEDLVTALRRHRIDLRGRIVRQYDRTPPQTVEMWNGSPLGISWAGPRTVFDRPGPTTPFKNLYAAGAHATPGAGLPFVGLSAALVAQVIGPA; from the coding sequence ATGCGGGTTGCAGTGATCGGTGGGGGCTATGGCGGACTGGCCAGTGCCGCGCGTCTGGCCAAACTGGGCCACGAGGTCGCCCTGTACGAGGCCGGCCCGGCTCTGGGCGGCGCCCTGCGTCCGATCCTCAGCGAGGACGGTCCGTGGCCGTCCCCGGTCAGCGGCGTACTGCTCCCAGCCGTCATCAAGGACCTGTTCCGCAAGTCAGGCCGGACCCTGGACCGCGAACTCGACCTCGAACACCGCGAGTTGATCCGCGAGCACCGTTTCGAGGACCGCACCACCCTCAACGTCCACGGCGGCTCGCGCGGGGCCCAGCTCGAGGAACTCGGTCAGGAGTGGGTCGACTACGTCGAGTCGTTCAGCGAGACCTGGGAGGTGCTGCGGACCACGTACGCGGAAGTTCCTTGGGACCGGGCTCACCCGGACAAGCGGCTGCGGAGACTGCTGACGTCGCGCGAGACCCTGGCCAAGCGCGCTAAGCGAACCTTCAAGGACCATCGCCTGCGGATCATCGCCGAGTACGGCGCTGCGGCGACCGGACAGAACCCGCGGTACACACCCGCATGGACCGGACTCGAGGTCTATCTCGAACAGCGGTTCGGAATGTGGGACGTCGTCGGCGGGCCCGAGGCGCTCGCCGCGTCCCTGGCGGACCGGATGCAGACCCGCAACGTCGCAGTTCATCTGGGTACGCCGGTCCAAGACGTCGTCGTACGCGACAACGCAGCCGTGGCAGTGGCGCTCGACGGTGGCGAGGCCGACGCCGACGCCGTCGTGGTGGCGACCGACCCTCGGCGATTCCCTGCCCTCGAACGGTTGACGACGCAGACGCTTCCGGCGATCCCGCCGGCGATCACCTGGATCGAACTGGACGCACCGCTCGACCTGCCACCGGAAGTCGTGCTCCACGGCGGCGCCATGATCACGCTGCGCCACACCGGTACGCACCTGACCGCGATCGCCCACGCGGCGATCGGTGAGGACCTGGTCACAGCCCTGCGGCGGCACCGGATCGATCTTCGTGGCCGGATCGTGCGGCAGTACGACCGCACTCCCCCGCAGACCGTCGAGATGTGGAACGGCTCGCCGCTCGGCATCTCATGGGCAGGTCCGCGTACGGTCTTCGACCGACCGGGGCCGACCACGCCGTTCAAGAACCTGTACGCCGCCGGCGCTCATGCCACCCCGGGTGCCGGACTGCCCTTCGTAGGGCTGTCCGCCGCGCTGGTGGCGCAGGTGATCGGCCCGGCCTGA